From Deferrisoma camini S3R1, the proteins below share one genomic window:
- a CDS encoding right-handed parallel beta-helix repeat-containing protein — protein sequence MPPTDLHAMPTESITGRTEWSGEVVLDRIVVVRSGGELVIAPGTRVRFRRVDWDGDGIGDAEITVEGRLTARGTAERPIDLASAEPEPRPGDWKYLMVNFASGAELEFVRVRYAFSGIQVHYSPATIRRCEFADNVDGVRFSTADLTLEGSWIHHNTHGIRFEERGHPARVEGNEISDNEVGIFAVTRCGGGTVFRSNNLRANRVPVKLGWEQERGLRFPGNYWGGLSADQVVEASLDGRERRGGRGVDVRPVLPGPVPVPWPFPGRPPE from the coding sequence GTGCCCCCCACCGACCTCCACGCCATGCCCACCGAGTCGATCACGGGCCGCACCGAGTGGAGCGGCGAGGTGGTGCTCGACCGGATCGTGGTGGTGCGCTCGGGCGGGGAGTTGGTGATCGCGCCCGGCACCCGGGTGCGGTTCCGGCGGGTCGACTGGGACGGGGACGGCATCGGCGACGCCGAGATCACGGTGGAGGGCCGGCTCACCGCGCGGGGCACGGCGGAGCGGCCCATCGATCTGGCCTCGGCCGAGCCCGAGCCCCGCCCCGGGGACTGGAAGTACCTGATGGTCAACTTCGCGTCGGGCGCGGAGCTGGAGTTCGTGCGGGTTCGGTACGCCTTCAGCGGCATCCAGGTCCACTACAGCCCTGCCACGATCCGGAGGTGCGAGTTCGCCGACAACGTGGACGGTGTGCGGTTCTCCACGGCCGACCTCACCCTGGAAGGGTCGTGGATCCACCACAACACCCACGGGATCCGGTTCGAGGAGCGGGGTCACCCGGCCCGGGTGGAGGGCAACGAGATCTCGGACAACGAGGTGGGCATCTTCGCGGTGACCCGATGCGGCGGCGGCACCGTGTTCCGCTCCAACAACCTGCGTGCCAACCGGGTGCCGGTGAAGCTCGGCTGGGAGCAGGAGCGGGGCCTCCGGTTCCCCGGAAACTACTGGGGCGGGCTCTCGGCCGACCAGGTGGTGGAGGCCTCGCTGGACGGGCGGGAACGCCGAGGGGGCAGGGGCGTCGACGTGCGACCGGTCCTGCCCGGGCCCGTTCCGGTGCCCTGGCCGTTCCCGGGCCGGCCGCCGGAGTGA